A genome region from Kogia breviceps isolate mKogBre1 chromosome 13, mKogBre1 haplotype 1, whole genome shotgun sequence includes the following:
- the DYNLT1 gene encoding dynein light chain Tctex-type 1 — protein sequence MEDYQATEETVFVVDEVSNIVKEAIESAIGGNAYQHSKVNQWTTNVVEQTLSQLTKLGKPFKYIVTCVIMQKNGAGLHTASSCFWDSSTDGSCTVRWENKTMYCIVSTFGLSI from the exons atggaagactACCAGGCTACCGAGGAG ACTGTGTTTGTTGTCGATGAAGTGAGCAACATTGTAAAGGAG GCCATAGAAAGTGCCATCGGTGGCAACGCCTATcagcacagcaaagtgaatcagtggaCCACAAACGTAGTGGAGCAAACCTTAAGCCAACTCACCAAGCTGGGGAAACCATTTAAATACATTG TGACCTGTGTAATCATGCAGAAGAATGGAGCGGGACTGCACACGGCAAGTTCCTGCTTCTGGGACAGCTCTACTGACG GGAGCTGCACTGTGCGATGGGAGAACAAGACCATGTACTGCATTGTCAGCACCTTCGGACTGTCCATTTGA